Genomic segment of Candidatus Flexicrinis affinis:
TGGAAGACGTCGCCGCTGCACCGATGTTCCATGAGCTAAGCCCGTTCAGTTCCAGCGATGAACTCGCCGCCGTGCTGAGTCTCCCCGCCGGCAACGAGACGGGTTACCTGTTCATGGCAACTACACAGGGCATGGTCAAACGTGTGCGGCTGTCGGACTTGCCCGGGCTGGTTATGAAGCCGTTCCCGGTGATGAACGTCGCCGAGGACGATGCACTTGGATGGGCCTATACGACGACTGGGGCGAACGACGTGCTGCTGTCTAGCTCGGCAGCACAGGCCATTCGCTTCTCGGAAAAGGACGTGCGCCCGACTGGTCTCCCTGCGGGCGGCATGAAAGGTATCAAGCTGCCAAACGAACGGGCACGAGTGATCAGCGCGCACGTCGTCGCAGACGGGCTGTTCGTCGTCGCGGTCAGCGATGACGCGGTCGCGAAACTGTCGGCAGTGTCTGACTATCCTCAGCAGGGACGCGCCGGCGGAGGAGTCATTACCATGCGCCTGCCCAAGTCCAGCCGCGAACTTGCGGCCGCCGGCGTCATTGACGCAGACGGTACCGTCTATCTGCTAAGCAACCGCGGTAAGGCCGTCAAGGTCTCGGCGAAGCGCATCCCGCAGGTGATCCGCGGCAGGCCCGGCGGCGACATACTGATGTCGATGGATCGCAAGGACGAACAGATGGCGAAGGTCGTCACCGTCACGCCACGATTTGTCGCGCCGGAGCCGACGGATGAGAATGGCGGGGCCGGCGAGACCGACGAGGCCGCGGCGGAACCCGCTGCCGAGCTATAGGCGATGACACCACCAGAGATTAGGGCGCGTCAGCGCAGCGAAAGGAAGTGCCGCCTGACGCGCCATATTGCCAGAACGAGCAGCCCGGAAATCGCGACCTCATGCGTGAGGCACCAAATGCACCATGCGTGGATGATGTTGGCCTGCGCGTAAACGAGCCACATCGAGAAAAGCCAACCGAGCAGCACGACTCCGAAGAAAAGAATCTCGCCGTTTGACTCGAGGATTGCCACGCGGCCCCGCCCGAATTCGAGCACAGCGAGAGCAGCATACATCAGAAGCCCCAGCACGGAGACCGGTATTCCTGCGATCTGGCCGATCGGATGAGCTTGCACCGTTTCGCAGTTGAAGGCGGTGCCTTCAACACAAGCGACCGGGATGTCCGCAAGCTTTGTGTACGACAAGTACAGGCTGACGGAGAACCCAACGGCGATCAGAAGCAGGGCGACGACGCCAAATGCGCGAGGACTCGACGGCGAGGCGGATGTTTGCATGAGCAGACCTCCCCCCGGTGCATCTGGCTAGCTAGAATCAGTTTACGCTAACCGTGATTGGCACGCCATAGGTCCAATACACGCGATTCCTTGTCCGCAGCGAGGCCGGCGCGCGGCGCATAGTCTGAAGGCCGAGTTGCCGTCCAAGCCAACAGGTCGCGCACGGTATCGACCAGTGGTCGGTTTCGCAGTCCCGCGTCAACAGCCCGTTTGACCGACACTTTCGACATGTGCGCAAAACCCGCTTCGCTTTCCGGGATCCACAGCGGAAGTTCCATCCACATCTGCACGTCGTTGTCGGACAAGAATTGGGCGTCGACGTAGATCGGCGCGGCGTCGCTGCCCGTGACCTGCTGCACCGCTTGGACGACGTCACCGAACAACATTTGTTCGCTGGTGACGTTGAACGTGCCAGCAGCGCCTGATTGTGCCATCCGCAGCACCCAGTCGACGATGTCGCGCGCGTCGATCACCTGTACGCGATATGCCGGGCTTTCCGGCGCGAGGAAGTCCCCGCCGCGCTGGATGCGGGTCGCCCAGTATGTGAAGCGATCGGACGGATCGTACGGCCCTACGATGAGACCGGCACGGACGTTGAGCGCCTTTCCCGGGAACGCATCCTCGACAACCTGCTCGCACAGTGCCTTCAGGGGGCCGTACGTCTCGTTGTTGACTTCGGTGACGGTCGGATCGTCAATCGTGCCAACCGGATAGGTTTCATCGATTCCGGGCTGCATGAAATCCCGATACACGCTGATGCTCGAGATGAAGACGTAGTACCCGACGGCCCCGTGCAGGGCGTCCACGGTTTGCCGGACGACGCCGGGCAGGTAGCCGCTGGGGTCAAATACAGCGTCCCACGTGCGTCCCGCCAACTTGGCGAGATCGTCGGGGTTCGTGCGGTCGCCCGTGATCGTCTCTAGGTCAGGAAACAAGTCCGGGCCGGACATCCCCCGGTTAAACAACGTCACTTCGTGTCCGTCGGCAACCGCCTGTTCGACAAATGCACGACCCAAGAAACGTGTACCGCCAATCACAAGCCACTTCACGATGGATTCCTTTCAAGATTCTTCCAATGTTGTATTCCAGTCTAACACGCTTGCAGCGTGCGTTACAATCCCAGCCGGATCTTGAGGAGGTCACCGATGAATCGCGAAGATGCATGGGCGCTAGTCACGGAGTACACCGAAAGCGATTCGCTTCGCAGGCACATGCTCGCCGTCGAAGCTGCGATGCGCGCCTACGCCCGCCACTTTGGCGAGGATGAGGAGCTTTGGGGGCTTGTCGGGCTGCTGCACGACTTCGACTACGAGAAGTATCCGGACATGGAGAATGGCGGCCATCCGATCGTCGGCAGCCGCATTCTGCGTGAGCGTGGCGTGAACGAGGTCGTCGTCAGGGCAATCCTGTCGCATGGCTACGAACGCACCGGCGTCATGCCGGAATCGTTGATGGAGAAGTCGCTCGTCGCCGTGGATGAACTTACCGGTTTCCTGACAGCCGTTACGCTCGTGCGCCCGTCAAAGAGCATCGCCGAGGTCGAACTCAAGTCGGTCAAGAGCAAATGGAAGGACAAGGCATTCGCCCGCCCAGTCAACCGGCAGGAGATCGCGCATCACACCGAAGCGCTTGGCGTGCCGCTGGACGAGCACATCGTGCGTGTGCTCGATGCGATGAAGGCCGAGGCGGCGGCGCTCGGCCTTGCGGGGAGCTAGATCACGGAACGCTAGATCTTGACGTGAACCGGCGTGCCGATGGTGGCCCAGTTGTACAGCCAGTACGCGTCGGCATTGGTCAGGTTCACGCAGCCGTGGCTCATGGGCTGGCCAAAGTTGTTATGCCAGTACGTGCCGTGTAGTGCGTATCCGGAGTAGAAGTACTGCACCCACTGGACACCCGGCAGGTAGTAGCCGGGCCCACTCATCGTCTGCGAGTCGAGCCGGTAGTACACCTTGAAATCGCCGGTCACCGTCGGCGTGGCCGGCAGGCCGGTCGATGCGATCGCAGTCCAGACGAGCGTACCGTTTTCGAAAGCATAGACGCGCTGCTCGCTGAGGTCAACAACGACCTGCTTACCTTCGGTGATGGTCGCCTGCGGCGGCGTAACTGCAGCGAGCGCGTCGGCAGACGAGCCGGTTGACGCGTCGGCGGTGCGGCCGGGGATGACGAGGCTGGTACCGGCATAAACGTAGTTCGGGTTGGCGATATTGTTGGCTGCCACTAACGCCGATAGACTGACCCCGTAGCGCGTCGCAACTGCGCCCAGCGTCTCTCCCGCACGGAGGGTGTGCATTAGCGGCGGTGCAGAAGCCTCGACCGCCGCCGCTGCATCTGTCTCGGCTGCGGCCGACGCTTCCGTCCAGATGCTCAGGACTTGACCGTATAGGATCAGATTCGGATTGGTGATGTTGTTGGCGCGCATCAGCAAGTCCACCGATACGCCGTATCGGGTGGCAATCGCGTTCAACGTCTCGCCGGGGCGGATCGTGTGTTGAATCGGCGCCGAAGCGACAAGCGGGTTTGCCACATCGACATCGCCGGTCGGGTCTTCCAACCCCGGGATGACCAGCACCTTCCCGATGTCGATACGCCACGTGAATTCGATATCGTTGGCCTCTGCCAGTTCAGCAACCGTGACGCCATAGCGTAGGGCGATGCTGTAGAGCGAGTCGCCATACCTCACCGTATAGGTTTGACCACTGCTCTGCTCTTGTGCCACCGCGGACTGAGCGACCAACACCATTCCGATCACCGCTAGTAGGAAACGCATCGAGCGCATGGCCCCCTCACATAAACCCTTGTTACGCGTACCGGCGCAC
This window contains:
- a CDS encoding LysM peptidoglycan-binding domain-containing protein, translated to MRSMRFLLAVIGMVLVAQSAVAQEQSSGQTYTVRYGDSLYSIALRYGVTVAELAEANDIEFTWRIDIGKVLVIPGLEDPTGDVDVANPLVASAPIQHTIRPGETLNAIATRYGVSVDLLMRANNITNPNLILYGQVLSIWTEASAAAETDAAAAVEASAPPLMHTLRAGETLGAVATRYGVSLSALVAANNIANPNYVYAGTSLVIPGRTADASTGSSADALAAVTPPQATITEGKQVVVDLSEQRVYAFENGTLVWTAIASTGLPATPTVTGDFKVYYRLDSQTMSGPGYYLPGVQWVQYFYSGYALHGTYWHNNFGQPMSHGCVNLTNADAYWLYNWATIGTPVHVKI
- a CDS encoding NAD-dependent epimerase/dehydratase family protein encodes the protein MKWLVIGGTRFLGRAFVEQAVADGHEVTLFNRGMSGPDLFPDLETITGDRTNPDDLAKLAGRTWDAVFDPSGYLPGVVRQTVDALHGAVGYYVFISSISVYRDFMQPGIDETYPVGTIDDPTVTEVNNETYGPLKALCEQVVEDAFPGKALNVRAGLIVGPYDPSDRFTYWATRIQRGGDFLAPESPAYRVQVIDARDIVDWVLRMAQSGAAGTFNVTSEQMLFGDVVQAVQQVTGSDAAPIYVDAQFLSDNDVQMWMELPLWIPESEAGFAHMSKVSVKRAVDAGLRNRPLVDTVRDLLAWTATRPSDYAPRAGLAADKESRVLDLWRANHG
- a CDS encoding vitamin K epoxide reductase family protein encodes the protein MQTSASPSSPRAFGVVALLLIAVGFSVSLYLSYTKLADIPVACVEGTAFNCETVQAHPIGQIAGIPVSVLGLLMYAALAVLEFGRGRVAILESNGEILFFGVVLLGWLFSMWLVYAQANIIHAWCIWCLTHEVAISGLLVLAIWRVRRHFLSLR
- a CDS encoding HDIG domain-containing protein, which gives rise to MNREDAWALVTEYTESDSLRRHMLAVEAAMRAYARHFGEDEELWGLVGLLHDFDYEKYPDMENGGHPIVGSRILRERGVNEVVVRAILSHGYERTGVMPESLMEKSLVAVDELTGFLTAVTLVRPSKSIAEVELKSVKSKWKDKAFARPVNRQEIAHHTEALGVPLDEHIVRVLDAMKAEAAALGLAGS